The following are encoded in a window of Vicia villosa cultivar HV-30 ecotype Madison, WI unplaced genomic scaffold, Vvil1.0 ctg.000655F_1_1, whole genome shotgun sequence genomic DNA:
- the LOC131630189 gene encoding uncharacterized protein LOC131630189: protein MERMGFGGRWMGWIDLLVFNSKMSVLVNGGCTKEFEVIRGLRQSDPLSPFLYVLDAEGLLGLVRKSIDVRDLSIKGSCWVENLQFAYDTLLVGEETWKHVWAIKTVIRAFEIVSGLGINCHKTKLIGINSRGPFLEAAPVLVKWRRENFISLVFPLVLILGRIRLGILYW, encoded by the coding sequence ATGGAAAGGATGGGTTTTGGGGGAAGATGGATGGGATGGATTGATTTATTGGTTTTTAATAGTAAGATGTCGGTTCTTGTTAATGGTGGTTGTACCAAAGAATTCGAAGTGATCCGAGGGTTGAGACAGAGTGACCCCCTCTCAccttttctttatgttttagATGCGGAAGGTCTTTTGGGGTTAGTGAGGAAATCCATTGACGTTCGGGATTTATCCATAAAAGGTTCTTGTTGGGTGGAAAATCTTCAATTTGCATATGATACTTTACTTGTGGGAGAAGAGACGTGGAAGCATGTTTGGGCGATTAAGACGGTGATTCGGGCATTTGAAATTGTGTCGGGCCTTGGAATTAATTGTCATAAAACTAAATTGATAGGTATTAATTCAAGGGGTCCGTTTTTGGAAGCCGCACCGGTTCTTGTAAAGTGGAGGAgagaaaattttatttctttgGTATTCCCATTGGTTTTGATCCTAGGAAGGATACGACTTGGAATCCTCTATTGGTGA
- the LOC131630174 gene encoding F-box/FBD/LRR-repeat protein At5g56420-like, with protein MSSGRSIPTEDRISDLPESILCHILSFLPTKAAATTMILSKRWKPVWLSVVILNFDDKEFNDFETFHKFVYSTMFSLRDKKTSIQSFTLKLCFYSRFKPRELNRIFKFVVQRGVKNLNFDLSGKPRCIKLPPCILSCKTLQVLRLENVKLWDFDQVNFPCLKTLHLNNVDLTSPKYFAKFLYGCPILEDLNAKSRTFQKSIDPMENLNALPNLVKVKICYNTDIPMSLVCKTRILHIEQIWGMTWKPLPMFHNLTHMELTFLISLLKRECRSLIEILPHFPNLQHFNIKLNFMNIRGATYICYECSKVVPPNPTIAPECLSSQLKTLSIKCSTDTKNINNCEFQFVKYIMQHSKVLETVRVKSTRLKTNQMFMKLSSCTRSSPTCKLLFG; from the exons ATGTCTTCTGGCCGTTCAATTCCTACTGAGGATAGAATTAGCGACTTGCCCGAGTCAATTCTCTGCCACATTCTCTCCTTCCTTCCAACCAAAGCCGCTGCAACCACAATGATTCTCTCAAAGAGATGGAAACCGGTATGGCTCTCTGTCGTTATTCTTAACTTCGATGACAAAGAATTCAATGACTTTGAGACATTTCACAAGTTTGTTTATTCAACCATGTTCTCTTTGCGAGACAAAAAGACTTCGATCCAATCGTTTACCTTGAAATTATGCTTCTATTCTCGCTTCAAACCAAGAGAATTGAATAGAATTTTTAAATTTGTGGTGCAACGAGGAGTCAAGAATCTTAACTTCGACTTGTCTGGTAAACCGCGTTGTATCAAATTACCTCCTTGCATTCTCAGTTGTAAGACACTTCAGGTTCTTAGATTGGAAAACGTAAAATTGTGGGATTTTGACCAAGTGAATTTTCCTTGTCTCAAAACTCTTCATTTGAATAACGTTGATTTGACATCTCCTAAATATTTTGCAAAGTTTCTATATGGCTGCCCTATTTTAGAAGATTTGAATGCAAAATCACGTACCTTCCAGAAATCAATCGATCCCATGGAAAACTTGAATGCTTTACCTAATTTGGTCAAAGTAAAGATTTGTTATAATACGGATATTCCGATGTCTTTGGTTTGTAAGACGAGAATTTTGCATATAGAACAG ATATGGGGCATGACTTGGAAACCACTTCCCATGTTTCACAATTTGACTCACATGGAACTTACTTTTTTGATTAGCTTACTAAAGAGGGAGTGCAGGTCGTTGATAGAAATACTCCCACATTTTCCCAATCTTCAACATTTTAACATTAAGTTAAATTTTATGAATATAAGGGGTGCAACATATATTTGTTATGAATGTTCGAAGGTTGTTCCACCCAATCCCACCATTGCTCCAGAATGTCTCTCCTCACAGCTTAAAACACTTAGCATTAAATGTTCCACAGACACAAAAAACATCAACAATTGTGAGTTCCAgtttgtaaaatatattatgCAACATTCAAAAGTACTAGAGACTGTGAGAGTCAAAAGTACCCGCCTTAAAACGAACCAAATGTTTATGAAGTTATCTTCATGCACAAGGAGCTCTCCAACATGTAAACTTTTATTTGGTTGA